From Anopheles maculipalpis chromosome X, idAnoMacuDA_375_x, whole genome shotgun sequence:
ACTTCACGGAGTTCCTCAGAGTGCTCACTTTTATGCGAAAAATTCACTCTAATTTCCATCGTATCACAACGAATTCAAAAGTCAGTAGGAGAAACTAAAAATATAGTGGGACGTGCCAAAAAATCGcgagacaaaaataaaaatataacgcGTAAAAAAACCGAGCTcgggaacaaaaatatatgggcAAGCTTCGATGCACGCTAGTTTTGAGTTAGGGTCCGCCTTCTGCTTTGTTATAACGACTCCCAAAAAAGATGTGAAAATAATCACATCTCAGGTACGGAGCGAATAAGAGTGAATTAATTCTTAGGAAAGAGTGAGTTATTCTCATCATTAATACATActgtgttgatgttgttataGTACTGCAAGTAGATGAACGTGTTTGTGACCAGCAAACGACCGGGATTCACAATAAGCGGATTGATTTCCTCGACCTGGAATTCACCAATCGTCCTTTCGTAAAGATAGTTCAACCAATAGGGATTGAATCTTACACGGCTGTGGCGCGAATACACTATCGTAGCTATCTGTAAGACACCCGAAAGCGAAGagcgaatatttttaaaacaaatgtcGACAAAATATACCCTTTACTTGTCTTACCATACTATTCTGTTCGTACGAAGGTAACGTTGAGGCACGGTACAGCTGACATATTTGCTGCAGACATTCGTCCAGCTTAGCGTAATGAAAGTAAAACAGAAACGTACACTCCTTCTGCACAAATCGGTACGGCTGGATACGGTTCTCGTCCAGCATTTCGATATACTGCCGGCAACGTATCGCAAGCCGCTGGCAGTCGGCAGCCGTAACATCACTTCTCCGATCTTCCTGCCGTTCGATTGCCGTACAGTCTTTATACATGATCTTTAGCAGTGGTACGCTGGTGCTGCCTTTCGCTTCGAACACCAGCGACTTGGAGCACATCTTCAGCCGACCACCCATCTGAAACTCGGTGTCCAGATGCGTGGCCATCTCCTCCCGCACTATGTCCACCGAAAAGTCTTCGAAGTAGATTTCGCTCGGTtctagcaacagcagcgagaaCCTGCAAAATGCCCGAAACGGAGTGATTAACATGGAAGTGGAAtgggtttgtattttaacCAGAGACAAATGGCCTAACGTACCtttgtttttccatccctCCGGAATCGAGAAACACTTTGCCAAGAGTCACAGGAAATAGCAGAGGAAAGGTTATCTGCAACCAAATCCGGTGTTGAATGTTTAGCAGCggaataacaataacaatcagCTGTCATCCGGCATCTAAGCAATCGTTTGACAGTTGCTGTTTGCTTACATTTGTAAATCATCAACattattatttgtattttattttactttttaaggGAATTATTAATGCGTTCggaaacttttcttttttaataataatgttacaaaacatttcactTACTGCATGTATTTCTGGTTTTGCAAACGGATTTAGAGATAACTGTCGACTCATGTCAAACAATGTAAACAACATTGCGCAGCAAATTCACATTGTGCTGAGACAACAGCTGACAAGAAACACACTTTCAGAAGACACGGAGGCATATTGGACACATACATTTGATAAAAgcgattttaattgaaatattccTCTAGTTGTGATAtataaaaaacagaaaccatGGCGAACAGGAATGCGGTAAAGTAGCAGTGCTGGTatcaaagtgtttttttttcttttatttgtagagggtttgagtctctgagactactTTCGTCTCTCTACTGTGTACAAAAAGTGGGCTCAAAAGAGTGGAAGACCGGATGTATTGTTGAGACTGTAGGCGTGTATGACCTACGCGAAGGCGGGATAGGAATCGTTGGTgttggctggattcggtatcgtCCTATGAAGTGATCGATCTTCGCCTCAACGTGATTAATCTTGGCCTCGTTCTGATGGCCTGTTCGCACTGCTTCTTTTAGTTACGATTTCGCTACGCTTGAATCTACTTGGATTCGTGTATCCTTAGCTGTTCGAGTTATTGGCGAATCATTGGAGTTATTTACATACCACCTTATGGGAGTTCCTGCCATTCTACGTTGGATGATCTATCGGAATACATAGGTGATATTGTTATCCTGATGAACGCCGCTGATCCTCTTCTACTTACCGGCGACTTTAAACAAACATACCTCAATTGGATCCGGTCAACGTCAACTGATATCGCGAACGTTGTCGCTGCTCATTTCATCCACCATGTAGCGTGCCCCAACCATGCTAACGCTAGTTAAATCATTTATCTAGCCGAATggctaaaaaaaagattttttatttatcgtcAAGTCTAACGCTAAAGTTAGACTTCCTTAATTCTAAGTTTAATCGACTGTAACTGTAACTGAAAAAACTATATCTGCGACTGCCCTGATCTGTCCCTACTTATAGTTTCTGGTGGGCCGGTTGGTCACGATGTAGTTCCACGTGCGCCGGTGTCCAGTTGCTGCATCGTCAGGTGCGCGATGCAGTTCCCACGGTGGCGTGTTTGCGCGTGGCcggtgtcatcttctgtctgcttgctggcgtggctgctcgtggccggtgtcatcttctgtctgTTTGCTTGGCGTGGCTGctcgtggccggtgtcatCTTTCGGATTCTTGCTAGCGTGGTTATGTTGCGTTCTAACTCGCTAGTTTAAGCTTATTGGATATTTCATGGTTGGTCTTCAAGCACTCTACCAACTACGTGTTGTTATCAACACTATCGGACATCTCGAACTCGATGATCAGCTAAGGATACACGAATCCAAGTAGATTCAAGCGTAGGATGATGTGACGGAAGCGTGTGGTTATTGTTGCTATTGTTGGGTGTTGTTGCACTTTGGTTATGCCTTTCTCTGTTGGCCAGACGGTCAGATTTCTCCGTTggttccggaatgacccggaatccagtAGCAAGCGATTACCGGGGTTCCAGATATCGAGTCTAGGAGCAGAATATGGGGGTCTTTGGATGTGTAGTGTttcagaacactggcactccTTCGTCGGCGGTTTGTTGGATGGCTATTCGGGTGTAGAGGATAGAAGTGTTAGGAAGTTTGATAGCGCAGTTGTCCATGATGCAATTTGATCCCACAGCCTGCTGAATGTATCAAAAGTTTCCCTTACAATGCTAACTAAATCGCTAACTCCCTTTCAGAACGATGCCGGGAATCCCTTGAACACACGCAAGATAACACACTCAGAAAATGGTGTACAGCGCAGTATTGCCGCCCTGGTAAGAATACAGCTTGGTAATAATCTTTTTTGACTAAGCTAATCAACTACAATTTGATGCTTGTGGCTATACCTCCAGCATACCACCTGGAAAGATGGACGATGCTTCACGAAGTACACTGCCTTTCTGGTGAACGGAGAACAACCCGTAAGCAATGCCATGCTAGACCAGTGGGCAAATGAAACGGAATGGTTTATTAAGGATATGAAACATCTGTTAAATCTAGAACATCACAGGTAAATAGCCCCCGGTCGTCATTCGTACCGTTAAAGTATTAAAATCTTATCACGCTTTCGTAGATTTTGGTCTACAATCGTTTACAACACCACCACGCTGGAAAGTATTTTGTCGTTCATGCAGAATGCTTTACCATTCTACCTTGTGCCGGTAATGAGAGCGATGGAAAATGACCATATCTTGCCACTCTACACCGCTGCCCATGCGTACGTCTTCAAAGTAATTGTGCGGCTAACGACCCTGCGGGAAAGCGAAACCTGCTGGATGGAGCCAGAGTTTTATGGCAAGCTTGTGTAtaaaaatttcatcatcaccgtACCACTGCTGTTTGATTTGATATCGATCTACAGCCGTGATAATATGGAGCACGTTTCGCGCATAATTGAAACCATCTTAAAGCTTCAGCCGAAGTACATTCAGGATCTAAGGCAGGGTTTAAGCTACCTGTTGAGTGTGAGTATGAGTTTCCAttcgtgaaaagaaaaattcgtTCCAAAAAGTTTTCTATTCGCCCGCTCCTCTTAATTAAACTATCCCCACTTGGCATCTcccctgtctctctctctctccctctctctctctctctctctctctctctctctctctcttatctCTTGGCTGCGTTCTTATCTATGTAATCacttttttcttggcttaacgatgtAGTAGGAGGAATAACTGcaggaaaactgtttttttttctttttcagaaAATGATCCTATAGACTAATAGAAAAATATGTAGCACTACATATAGTACCTGTCActcaaaatcatttaaaaaatgtacagTAGGTTTATAAAAGTTGGAACTTTCTAATaaggtttttttattgcattataATATCGTACATAGATAGTGCTACAAACTTTTCTATCagtatattgttttttttgaataaataattttcctgCAGCTATTCCTCACACTATAATGATGAGTAAACCTGTTTTATGTTGCAAACAAAGTACATGATTAGAgtttaataaatgaaaaaaagtcaATTATATTGAAATCGAGATATTCGTCCACAAAAATGACCAGTCACATTGACTGTACCGGTAGAAGTGGCACAAAATTAAGATATTTCCTAATCATTCattctttgtttttaaatccTCAACTAGCTTTTATTAGGTAGCCAACGAATAGCTTCATCTTTCTTGATATGTTCATGCAAATACGACGAGCAGATGAAAAGTTATTAGCTTTCTTATCCGACAACATGCAATCCCccataaaaaatctttttcctatttttggcCATTGAAACGAAGGTTACTGTCTCCTTATCAATCTTTCGTTCTCGTCTACCACCCTTTCCCTCGGCCAGGTAGAGCAGCATTATAGTTTAGATTAGGGTTAGTTAGTTTTAAGTACTTTTTATAGTCGTAAagcaaataattgaaattgaaattttctctctctctctctctctccccatcGAAAAAGGCATTCACAATCATTCAAACGCGCTGCGAATCGGAACTATCGGAAGCGAACGCGTCCGAATCTACGCTGAACGATCTGACATTGTACGCGCAGGATTGTAGCAGCGTGCTGGTGCAGCTGGTTGCAATCTCCGCCACGCTGCGTCAGATATGTTCCGAACTGAATGTAGAGTTTGCGATTAGCAACTTTTACGACAATGTGCTTATCGTGCTGTACCGTAACATTCAGGAGGTAAACAAGCATTCGCAGTATTTAACCTATCTGAACGATATGCGTGTGGAGCTGCTGGAAACGTTTCGGTCAATATTGAGCGTTCAGCTGGAGAAAATAATGGAGAGTGCAGACGATAGTTTGCTAGCGGCGGACAAGTTTATCAGCATCCTTACCGAGTGTCTGGCAAACAACGTTTTCGTTAACGATTATAAAACTCTGTTCGATATCGAGGACGATTTGGCAATCGTGCAGCTAGGGTACAAATCGGTCGATCAGGTAAAGTATGACTTCATACAGAAAGCTTACGCGAAGGATAGTGAACCGCAGGCGGAGAGCAGTCGTACCAACTCGAGTGCAAACGCAGAGCAGGAAATTGATCAGGAGATGAGCGTGGTGACTGCGGAACAGTCGGAGATGGAGCAAAAAATCGAACAGAATGTGCAGTACATCAAGGAACTATTGCCACATCTAGAGGCAGCACAGATACGCAAAGTCCTCTGCACGCACGATAACGTTGAGGAAGCGGTTAGCGTACTGCTCGAGCAGGACAGTTCCAGTTCGGCGCACCAGTCAGGCACCGATGTGCCGCATATTCCACCCGATCCGCTGGATGAGTTCTATCTGCGCACCGGTATCGATCGGTTAAACATTTACGATGGTGATGAGTTTGACGTAATGGTAAACGACAAGGTAAAAGGTATCATCAAAAAGGGCAAGGGTATGCCAGGCCAGCCCAAAACACTCACCGCACTGTTGGACGACAAAAGCCACATACAGCAGGCGCGTCACATCTACCGGCAGTTTGATCTGGTCGCGGAAAATGATTTAGATGACGACGAGTACGACGATTCGTTCGAAGCCATGACGGAAAGCGAATCGCGCCACGTGAAACTGTCCAAGGATGCACGGAACGCTATCGCCGATCAGGAGCTGGCCAACGAGAGCGATAGCGAGAACAACGAAAGCGAGGAGGAGCAAGAAGCGAATCAAAATCAATCACTTGCTTTCTGCGAAAATCCTGAGCTGGCGCGCAAACGGTACGAGGAGAAATTAAATAGCAAGTACCTTCGGAGACACGGTGGACCAGCGGCCTCCGGGCCGCGGGAAGCCGATGTACGAGGCAATCCGAAGGGCCAAGGGCAGGATAGTAAGGTACTGTTGAATCGAAGACACAAGAATGAGAATAAGGCGTTGAGTGGTAATCACAATCGTAAGCAGGGGGCTAGCTATAAACGGAATCGTGGCATGATGCCTTCCTAGACTTCCTGACAAAGATTAAGGTAATGGATGAAAATAGTTTCGGATTGTAATCGCAATTTGGATCAGAAATCTTTGGCCAACTGtgcttttttaagcattgtataaaaaagtacaataaaaattctgtgtaacttgtaaattaaattgaattgtgTCCATTGAAAGGAATGATGAATAAATATTGATACTACACAGAAGGTACTTAATCAAGTCATACTTAAGAATTTCCCAGGACTTCAGGAGACAGGAaagtagaattaaaaaaaaccattatcAACTTTCTTTCGTTGTTTTCGTTACACAAGAAATTTATACCGATTGTCTTATCAGCTAAGCTTACTATATTTATTGCTCGATGAATTTTCGCAGCCCACTTCAACACATGGCGCGAAGCTCTCGGAAGGCTAAAACGAACTCTCGTTATTGGTTGCTATTGGCGCCAGTCATTACACTATCAAACGGCTGTGCATATCATCACAATTGTTATATACGGCATCGGAGGCCGATATCGTGTTGTTCTGTGTGTAGCTGTCGTACTCAAAATCTTCGTGGCAGCTGGGAGCCCCATCACTACCGTCGCCTATCGCCGGATTGCCCTGGAAGGTGACGTTTGACAACTCGACGTCCGAAATGTCGACCGTGCTCAGCTCGGTGTTCTTGAATTGTATTCCAACATCGAACTTGCTGGAACGGTAGTAACGCTGCCAGTAAACATAAAATCCAATCCCACACATCGCCGCAATCAACACGGCGTATGACATAAAACTGAGAAAGCTTCCCGTAGACTCTTGTTCGTCATTCGCGCCGGAGAGGGACTGGTCTGCGTGCGTCGACGCTACGCGGAAGGGTGTCAGCGCTCGGCTTTTATCCTGGGGCTTGGGACACCGGTCGCCTTCACGTATTTCAAGCCCATTCTCGCACACGCATTTGCCCTTCGCATCTTCCGGTATGCACAGGTGGGTGCAATTGATCAACTTGGTGTCGCACCAATTGTTGGCCATTGGTTGCCGAGACTCCTGAACCAGCAGGACCTGTTTGGACGGGGGCACATTCACATCAAACCGATCGCACTTGTAGCCGGCAAACAGTTGGCACTGTCCTATCGTAGCCGAGCCTTCATTCACGATCAGTGCCTGGTTTTCAAACACGCTCAGCTGCAGCGGATGATTAAGCACGTGTGGTTGATCACGGACGAGCACTGTCTGCTGCTGGCCGTAGTAGTTGACGCGACAAAGCGTTTTACCGCTAAGCTCGGTGTAGTAAAGTAACTGACTCTGTGGATCCACGGCGATTGCGGAAACGAGTGCCGATTGCTTGGTGACGACTTCCTGGAGCGTACCGTCGAGCTTGGCTTTGAAGATAATTGAATGAGGAACCTGAAAGATCCACGAGTACAGCAGCGAGTAAAACATGAACTTGTTGAGCGGGTCTAGCGCAAGTGCCTTGACGAAGGTACGCTGCGTAAACGAGATGACCCGGGCGCAGGCTTCCCGCTCGAAGCTGCACACCTTGATGGACCGTTCCTCTGCATCGACGAAGTACACGTTCGATGCGATCCAGTCGACGGACACTTTGTCCGGCGTCCCGACGCTCGTCAGCACCCGAGTAGTGTTCGTTTTCAGGTTCAGCTCATACAGCGCCGCACTGTCCTTAGTGGCAAAGTAGAGCTTCTGCTGGCGAATATTTATATCCATGGTGGTGACTCGACTGCCGCTTACCTGCAGTAGCGTTTCGATTTGCGGCGGGTTGACGGTGAGTTTCCGCACCTGGTCGACCGTGGTGTACAGTACGTGTTGGGGCGCTCCGATAGCTTTGCAGGATGTCTTGTCCGCCCGGAGCATGAACCCTTCGTGACAGGAGCAGCGGTACGAGCCCTTGACGTTGGTACAAATCTGTGCACATGGTTGCCTTGCGTCACACTCGTTCAGGTCCACGCAATTCTTCTTATCTCCGGCCAGCTCGTACCCGTCCAAGCAATCGCAGATGGAACCGGTCGGCGATTTCTGGCAGATTTGGGCACACGGTCCAAGTCCACCTAGGCAGGCCGATTGACAGTTGCCATCCTCATCGTGACCGTTGGAGCAGTCACGCTTGCCGTCGCACAGTGCAGACATCTGGATGCATTCACCCGCCTTACACTCGAAGGTGTCCTTGCCGCAATTAGTCGAGTGGAAGGTTTCCGTCGCTCGCCCACTACTGCTGGTACAGTTGAGCTCGTCCGAACCGTCATCACAGTCGACGTCCTTGTCGCAGCGCCATTCCAGCCGAATGCATTGACCGTCGTCGCACTGGAAATCGCGGATGCCACAATTCGTACAACCTGCCTCGTCCTCACCGTGAGGACATTCGGCCGTACCGTTACAGCGAACGGCAACATCGAGACAGGTGTTGGACTTGCCGCAATGAAACACCGTCGAGTTGGTGTAGTCCCCTGCCTGACACTGCCCTTCCCGCACACCGTCGCTCGGGCAGTTCTCTTCGTCCGAACCGTCCCCGCAGTCATCGTTCCCATCGCACAGCACGGACTGTTTGATGCAAAACCCGAGCGCACACCGAAAGTATCCTGCGGGACATTCGGGCGTGGCCGGATGGCATGTCTCATGCTCGTCGGACGCATCGTTACAGTCTGGACTACCGTCGCACTCCCAGGCAGCCGGAATACACTGGCCGCTGTTGCACTGGAACATGCCCTCTGAGCATGTGATAGTCTGTTCCTGTTTGTGCGGCAACTTCGTGCAACCCAGCTCGTCCGAACCATCCGCACAGTCCGACACACCATCGCACCGACCGGTCGCGTCAATGCAGAATCCGTTCGCGCAAGTAAACTGGAACTTGCTGCATTTCGAGAACCGATCGTAGCCGGCACAGTTAGCCTCGTCGGAGAGATCAGCACAGTCGTGGTGCTTGTCGCATCGTCGCTCCATCGGGATACATTTGCTGCCGTCAGTGCAGCGGAACTCGTTCCACCTGCAGCTGGCCGCGATACGCGCCACGCCAGGATCACAGTTCTGCTCGTCCGACTGGTCCTTACAGTCGACATGTCCGTTGCAGCGCTGCTTCATCTTCAGACACTCGCCCGACTCGCACCGAAACTCGCAATCGGAGGCATTGATGCACACCTTGCTGACCGAGGAATTGAACACCATGCCCGTTGGACATACGCAGGCACTCGCGTACAGTCCGGCGGACACGCAAATATGCGAACATCCGCCATTGCCCTTCAGACACGGATGGTCGTGCCGTTTCGTGGGCTGGGTGGCAATGATCGGTATCATCTCCGGTACCGTCATGTTGGGCGGCAGTTGAATGTTGATGCGCTTCGTTGTGCCGACGTTATGCTTGTCCGACCAGTACAGACGCTGGGATCCGTAGCACGTCCAGAACAGCTCGTTGCCAACGATCGCCACCGACACCGGCTGGCGCAGGTACTCGCGGAACAGATGCCGAGTGTCGCCTTCGTAGCTGGTGATCTCGATTCGGTTTTTGCCCATGTCGCTCCAAAAGATAGCGCGCAGATCGTGATCGACCGCGAAGCTGATCGTACCGTTGCTGCCTAGTCTGTCCTCAATGACGTGTGCGTGGGGTCCACGGCCCGTCATGTCCTGCCGGTCAATGTGCGTGTGACCGGAGGTCGAACGTAGCGCAATAAACATTTTGCCAATTTCCGGTACCAGTGCTAGCGCTACGGGCGCATCATCGCCTAGGTAGTGCTGGACGATCGCTCGATGTTGAGTCTGCAAGCTATATATCACAATAGTAGACCATTTCGCATCCGCCCAATACAGCGTGTTGCTTAGATAGTCAAAAGCAAGTGCTGTGATCATTCCGATACCGTCCGATACGATACGTCTGGTGCGGAGTGATGCCAGCTCCAGCGTAAAGATCGCGTGCTGCACGTTGTCAGCGATGAACACCTCACCGTTGAGACTGTTGAACGCCATCTTGCTAATGGTCGGGAATAGCTGTTCGCCTCTGCCAGTTTCATGACGCCCGAACAGATGATGCTTGAGCGTCACTAGATAGTGGCCGATGCCAAGTAGGATGTCCTGCCGTTTGGCCACATTCACACAGCTGTGCTTATCCCGGTGCAGCTCCATGCCTTGTGGGCAGGCACAGGCGTAGGTGGCATTGGACGTCAGCAGACACAGATGTGAGCAGGTGTGGTTTACACAGGCGTGACTAACCTTCGGCTGAATGCTGGAGTGATAGATGTGTACATCTGGAAGAGAAGGAGAGGAATCAAACCTAGCTTAGTGTTTATTACAGAAACTCACATAGTGGAAGATAATTCTTTTGACCATCACTATTTACAAGGTTTTAAAGTAATAACGTGTATGTCTCATTCTCGCCACAATGGTGGAGCAGCAATATATGGACAGCAATCTATTACATTTAATCTTATATTAGAACAATACTTAGAGGGAAACCGGGACCGGTGGTGTAGCCGACAacgcgccggtcttcaaacggcaggactgaagttcaaatcccatccggaacgtcctcccgtagtgaggactgaataaGATTATTGATGGAGTTGgtgaattttaacaaaaaagtaaaagctGCTACTACGATCACTAATCACAGTCGTACCCTAATTAACCATGTTTTCAGCAATGCTTACCAACTAGAAACATTAGCCAAACCAGAACTCAAAATTGCAGACCACGaaactattttattaaaatttaaaaatgaagaaCAGTCATATTACTAACAACACGTAAATTCCAAGACGCTATAGCTcacgaaaagtaaaaaaaattgctgaaCAGTGTAAAAGAAATACATAATACTATACCAACAGAAACCGAGCCACCAGGAAATAGCACAATTGAAATTAGaacaaaattacattttaacCATCGACCTTAGACAACTAAAGAGAATATGtcataatttgaaaaaaaaaaactgctttgATGTTACCGGAACAGAACtgttaaatataataaagaTGTCACTAACCACGGGAAAATTTTCTGAAGAATGGAAAGAGTTGATCATAAATCCTTCCCATAAACACGctgaatattttataaaagatTTTATAGGTGGTTGTGAAGGAACAGCTAGTACATTACT
This genomic window contains:
- the LOC126563657 gene encoding activating signal cointegrator 1 complex subunit 2 produces the protein MGVFGCVVFQNTGTPSSANDAGNPLNTRKITHSENGVQRSIAALHTTWKDGRCFTKYTAFLVNGEQPVSNAMLDQWANETEWFIKDMKHLLNLEHHRFWSTIVYNTTTLESILSFMQNALPFYLVPVMRAMENDHILPLYTAAHAYVFKVIVRLTTLRESETCWMEPEFYGKLVYKNFIITVPLLFDLISIYSRDNMEHVSRIIETILKLQPKYIQDLRQGLSYLLSAFTIIQTRCESELSEANASESTLNDLTLYAQDCSSVLVQLVAISATLRQICSELNVEFAISNFYDNVLIVLYRNIQEVNKHSQYLTYLNDMRVELLETFRSILSVQLEKIMESADDSLLAADKFISILTECLANNVFVNDYKTLFDIEDDLAIVQLGYKSVDQVKYDFIQKAYAKDSEPQAESSRTNSSANAEQEIDQEMSVVTAEQSEMEQKIEQNVQYIKELLPHLEAAQIRKVLCTHDNVEEAVSVLLEQDSSSSAHQSGTDVPHIPPDPLDEFYLRTGIDRLNIYDGDEFDVMVNDKVKGIIKKGKGMPGQPKTLTALLDDKSHIQQARHIYRQFDLVAENDLDDDEYDDSFEAMTESESRHVKLSKDARNAIADQELANESDSENNESEEEQEANQNQSLAFCENPELARKRYEEKLNSKYLRRHGGPAASGPREADVRGNPKGQGQDSKVLLNRRHKNENKALSGNHNRKQGASYKRNRGMMPS
- the LOC126562595 gene encoding putative vitellogenin receptor, yielding MQHKNYVKVYRSVGFFRTSMKISVALILLAVHVDYALLAKSPAKSCASHEFQCENGACIPAAGHCNDSQDCADGSDESGCDYFLCKEPFWYRCRHETTCISGSSRCDKQKDCLEGDDEENCDNYEVPHKAPVCSKAEFTCTDKACIPADLVCDGVHHCLDGSDETIGCIDIAAKCKGFLCRNKHCLKSSSWVCDGQDDCGDGSDEEHCLHECTLEHGKFECHNNHTCIDVAQVCNGADDCGDGSDESASCKSDACKKLKCAPQTCKVMPDGKAVCLCGVGFKFDAATGKCQDVNECARYGLCSQGCINTPGSFRCTCIDQFTLMRDGRTCELSTGTEALMLYTTQKSVGAMYLTSMHQYYVAKELSQVIGVSYDGMHVYWTDISHKTESIERSLEDGSDRQLLLTAGLISPEDLVLDWLTGNIYFSDSGQMHIAVCSSDGYHCKAIIQDQLHKPRGLALLPQNGTIFFSDWGNNAMIGRARMDGSEQTVVVNSGIHWPNGLTLDWPNERLYWIDAKLKRIESMHFDGSDRVVVLSDVLKHPFSVAVFNDRLYWSDWDTKSIQSCDKFTGKMRQTLVRDRMIFDVHIYHSSIQPKVSHACVNHTCSHLCLLTSNATYACACPQGMELHRDKHSCVNVAKRQDILLGIGHYLVTLKHHLFGRHETGRGEQLFPTISKMAFNSLNGEVFIADNVQHAIFTLELASLRTRRIVSDGIGMITALAFDYLSNTLYWADAKWSTIVIYSLQTQHRAIVQHYLGDDAPVALALVPEIGKMFIALRSTSGHTHIDRQDMTGRGPHAHVIEDRLGSNGTISFAVDHDLRAIFWSDMGKNRIEITSYEGDTRHLFREYLRQPVSVAIVGNELFWTCYGSQRLYWSDKHNVGTTKRINIQLPPNMTVPEMIPIIATQPTKRHDHPCLKGNGGCSHICVSAGLYASACVCPTGMVFNSSVSKVCINASDCEFRCESGECLKMKQRCNGHVDCKDQSDEQNCDPGVARIAASCRWNEFRCTDGSKCIPMERRCDKHHDCADLSDEANCAGYDRFSKCSKFQFTCANGFCIDATGRCDGVSDCADGSDELGCTKLPHKQEQTITCSEGMFQCNSGQCIPAAWECDGSPDCNDASDEHETCHPATPECPAGYFRCALGFCIKQSVLCDGNDDCGDGSDEENCPSDGVREGQCQAGDYTNSTVFHCGKSNTCLDVAVRCNGTAECPHGEDEAGCTNCGIRDFQCDDGQCIRLEWRCDKDVDCDDGSDELNCTSSSGRATETFHSTNCGKDTFECKAGECIQMSALCDGKRDCSNGHDEDGNCQSACLGGLGPCAQICQKSPTGSICDCLDGYELAGDKKNCVDLNECDARQPCAQICTNVKGSYRCSCHEGFMLRADKTSCKAIGAPQHVLYTTVDQVRKLTVNPPQIETLLQVSGSRVTTMDINIRQQKLYFATKDSAALYELNLKTNTTRVLTSVGTPDKVSVDWIASNVYFVDAEERSIKVCSFEREACARVISFTQRTFVKALALDPLNKFMFYSLLYSWIFQVPHSIIFKAKLDGTLQEVVTKQSALVSAIAVDPQSQLLYYTELSGKTLCRVNYYGQQQTVLVRDQPHVLNHPLQLSVFENQALIVNEGSATIGQCQLFAGYKCDRFDVNVPPSKQVLLVQESRQPMANNWCDTKLINCTHLCIPEDAKGKCVCENGLEIREGDRCPKPQDKSRALTPFRVASTHADQSLSGANDEQESTGSFLSFMSYAVLIAAMCGIGFYVYWQRYYRSSKFDVGIQFKNTELSTVDISDVELSNVTFQGNPAIGDGSDGAPSCHEDFEYDSYTQNNTISASDAVYNNCDDMHSRLIV